The Falco peregrinus isolate bFalPer1 chromosome 1, bFalPer1.pri, whole genome shotgun sequence genome has a window encoding:
- the TRMT5 gene encoding tRNA (guanine(37)-N1)-methyltransferase isoform X2, with protein sequence MRTLWRFGYSARLLKTNHFRTAALNTSFPAVWILSAQYSGRIPGLFLVVKKNRFFTMPETVEDKANLELYSPHPEVRGMTLLDREAFKRTVVVPVLKVKKEIVNTVLKSLKHTVLQRPGLKRVAEDPEDGDSRLVILDPHKIPGFSLGESEQEILKELNVCPEVSKYNLELTYENFKSEEILRAVLPEGQEVTSGFSRVGHIAHLNLRDHQLPYRHLIGQVIIDKNPGITCVVNKTNIIDSTYRNFQMEVLAGEGNLITKVKENNIAYELDFSKVYWNPRLSTEHSRIVELLKPSDVLFDVFAGIGPFAIPAAKKKCHVFANDLNPESYNWLLHNCKLNKVDNKIKAFNMDGRDFLLGPVREELSKELPLLKEEPKTSFHIVMNLPALAIEFLDVFRHLLVGEPCSTAGLPMVHCYGFSKHGDPAKDIQERAEASLGTSLDGRCSTHLVRNVAPNKEMLCISFQIPADVLYKRPCPDEGRPASKRLRASKDSSEEKLLS encoded by the exons ATgag gaCTTTATGGAGATTTGGATACTCTGCCAGACTACTGAAAACTAATCATTTTAGGACAGCTGCATTAAATACATCATTTCCAGCAGTTTGGATTCTATCAGCACAATATTCTGGCAGAATACCTGGTCTCTTTttagtagttaaaaaaaataggttttttaCAATGCCTGAAACCGTGGAGGATAAAGCTAATCTAGAACTGTATTCACCACATCCTGAAGTGCGTGGGATGACACTACTCGACAGAGAAGCTTTTAAAAGGACAGTCGTTGTTCCAGTTCTTAAAGTCAAGAAAGAAATTGTAAATACTGTGCTGAAGTCTTTAAAACATACGGTACTACAGCGTCCTGGTCTAAAGCGAGTGGCTGAGGATCCAGAAGATGGGGACAGTAGACTTGTTATTCTGGATCCTCATAAAATACCAGGATTCTCGTTGGGAGAATCGGAGCAAGAGATATTAAAAGAGCTTAATGTTTGTCCTGAGGTGTCCAAGTATAACTTGGAGCTGACTTACGAGAATTTCAAGTCGGAAGAGATCCTACGAGCAGTCCTTCCTGAAGGTCAAGAAGTCACCTCTGGATTTAGCCGTGTTGGTCACATAGCTCATTTGAATCTTAGAGATCATCAGCTACCGTACAGACATTTGATTG GCCAGGTTATAATTGACAAGAATCCAGGAATCACCTGTGTAGTGAATAAAACCAATATTATTGACAGCACATACAGAAATTTTCAAATGGAAGTGCTCGCTGGAGAGGGCAACCTGATAACCAAG gtcaaagaaaataatattgcaTATGAATTGGACTTTTCTAAAGTCTACTGGAACCCACGTCTTTCCACAGAACACAGCCGCATTGTTGAGCTTTTAAAGCCCAGTGATGTCCTTTTCGATGTCTTTGCTGGGATCGGACCTTTTGCTAttccagcagcaaagaaaaaatgccaCGTATTTGCAAATGATCTCAATCCTGAATCCTACAACTGGCTCCTGCACAACTGCAAACTAAACAAAGTagacaacaaaataaaagcGTTCAATATGGATGGCAGGGACTTCCTCCTGGGGCCAGTAAGAGAAGAACTAAGTAAAGAGCTCCCACTTCTGAAAGAAGAACCGAAAACCTCTTTTCATATAGTCATGAATTTGCCAGCTTTGGCTATTGAATTTCTAGATGTTTTCAGGCATCTCTTAGTTGGAGAGCCgtgcagcactgctggcctTCCCATGGTGCACTGCTACGGTTTCTCCAAACATGGTGACCCAGCCAAAGATATTCAAGAACGAGCTGAAGCTTCGCTGGGAACCTCCCTGGATGGACGCTGTTCTACTCACCTAGTTAGAAATGTTGCACCGAACAAGGAGATGCTGTGCATTAGTTTCCAGATTCCAGCAGATGTGCTGTACAAGAGGCCCTGCCCTGATGAAG GAAGACCAGCCTCTAAACGCCTGCGTGCCAGCAAAgattcttctgaagaaaagttGCTGAGCTGA
- the TRMT5 gene encoding tRNA (guanine(37)-N1)-methyltransferase isoform X3, protein MPETVEDKANLELYSPHPEVRGMTLLDREAFKRTVVVPVLKVKKEIVNTVLKSLKHTVLQRPGLKRVAEDPEDGDSRLVILDPHKIPGFSLGESEQEILKELNVCPEVSKYNLELTYENFKSEEILRAVLPEGQEVTSGFSRVGHIAHLNLRDHQLPYRHLIGQVIIDKNPGITCVVNKTNIIDSTYRNFQMEVLAGEGNLITKVKENNIAYELDFSKVYWNPRLSTEHSRIVELLKPSDVLFDVFAGIGPFAIPAAKKKCHVFANDLNPESYNWLLHNCKLNKVDNKIKAFNMDGRDFLLGPVREELSKELPLLKEEPKTSFHIVMNLPALAIEFLDVFRHLLVGEPCSTAGLPMVHCYGFSKHGDPAKDIQERAEASLGTSLDGRCSTHLVRNVAPNKEMLCISFQIPADVLYKRPCPDEGRPASKRLRASKDSSEEKLLS, encoded by the exons ATGCCTGAAACCGTGGAGGATAAAGCTAATCTAGAACTGTATTCACCACATCCTGAAGTGCGTGGGATGACACTACTCGACAGAGAAGCTTTTAAAAGGACAGTCGTTGTTCCAGTTCTTAAAGTCAAGAAAGAAATTGTAAATACTGTGCTGAAGTCTTTAAAACATACGGTACTACAGCGTCCTGGTCTAAAGCGAGTGGCTGAGGATCCAGAAGATGGGGACAGTAGACTTGTTATTCTGGATCCTCATAAAATACCAGGATTCTCGTTGGGAGAATCGGAGCAAGAGATATTAAAAGAGCTTAATGTTTGTCCTGAGGTGTCCAAGTATAACTTGGAGCTGACTTACGAGAATTTCAAGTCGGAAGAGATCCTACGAGCAGTCCTTCCTGAAGGTCAAGAAGTCACCTCTGGATTTAGCCGTGTTGGTCACATAGCTCATTTGAATCTTAGAGATCATCAGCTACCGTACAGACATTTGATTG GCCAGGTTATAATTGACAAGAATCCAGGAATCACCTGTGTAGTGAATAAAACCAATATTATTGACAGCACATACAGAAATTTTCAAATGGAAGTGCTCGCTGGAGAGGGCAACCTGATAACCAAG gtcaaagaaaataatattgcaTATGAATTGGACTTTTCTAAAGTCTACTGGAACCCACGTCTTTCCACAGAACACAGCCGCATTGTTGAGCTTTTAAAGCCCAGTGATGTCCTTTTCGATGTCTTTGCTGGGATCGGACCTTTTGCTAttccagcagcaaagaaaaaatgccaCGTATTTGCAAATGATCTCAATCCTGAATCCTACAACTGGCTCCTGCACAACTGCAAACTAAACAAAGTagacaacaaaataaaagcGTTCAATATGGATGGCAGGGACTTCCTCCTGGGGCCAGTAAGAGAAGAACTAAGTAAAGAGCTCCCACTTCTGAAAGAAGAACCGAAAACCTCTTTTCATATAGTCATGAATTTGCCAGCTTTGGCTATTGAATTTCTAGATGTTTTCAGGCATCTCTTAGTTGGAGAGCCgtgcagcactgctggcctTCCCATGGTGCACTGCTACGGTTTCTCCAAACATGGTGACCCAGCCAAAGATATTCAAGAACGAGCTGAAGCTTCGCTGGGAACCTCCCTGGATGGACGCTGTTCTACTCACCTAGTTAGAAATGTTGCACCGAACAAGGAGATGCTGTGCATTAGTTTCCAGATTCCAGCAGATGTGCTGTACAAGAGGCCCTGCCCTGATGAAG GAAGACCAGCCTCTAAACGCCTGCGTGCCAGCAAAgattcttctgaagaaaagttGCTGAGCTGA
- the TRMT5 gene encoding tRNA (guanine(37)-N1)-methyltransferase isoform X1: MNNFSSRTLWRFGYSARLLKTNHFRTAALNTSFPAVWILSAQYSGRIPGLFLVVKKNRFFTMPETVEDKANLELYSPHPEVRGMTLLDREAFKRTVVVPVLKVKKEIVNTVLKSLKHTVLQRPGLKRVAEDPEDGDSRLVILDPHKIPGFSLGESEQEILKELNVCPEVSKYNLELTYENFKSEEILRAVLPEGQEVTSGFSRVGHIAHLNLRDHQLPYRHLIGQVIIDKNPGITCVVNKTNIIDSTYRNFQMEVLAGEGNLITKVKENNIAYELDFSKVYWNPRLSTEHSRIVELLKPSDVLFDVFAGIGPFAIPAAKKKCHVFANDLNPESYNWLLHNCKLNKVDNKIKAFNMDGRDFLLGPVREELSKELPLLKEEPKTSFHIVMNLPALAIEFLDVFRHLLVGEPCSTAGLPMVHCYGFSKHGDPAKDIQERAEASLGTSLDGRCSTHLVRNVAPNKEMLCISFQIPADVLYKRPCPDEGRPASKRLRASKDSSEEKLLS, translated from the exons atgaataatttttcttctaggaCTTTATGGAGATTTGGATACTCTGCCAGACTACTGAAAACTAATCATTTTAGGACAGCTGCATTAAATACATCATTTCCAGCAGTTTGGATTCTATCAGCACAATATTCTGGCAGAATACCTGGTCTCTTTttagtagttaaaaaaaataggttttttaCAATGCCTGAAACCGTGGAGGATAAAGCTAATCTAGAACTGTATTCACCACATCCTGAAGTGCGTGGGATGACACTACTCGACAGAGAAGCTTTTAAAAGGACAGTCGTTGTTCCAGTTCTTAAAGTCAAGAAAGAAATTGTAAATACTGTGCTGAAGTCTTTAAAACATACGGTACTACAGCGTCCTGGTCTAAAGCGAGTGGCTGAGGATCCAGAAGATGGGGACAGTAGACTTGTTATTCTGGATCCTCATAAAATACCAGGATTCTCGTTGGGAGAATCGGAGCAAGAGATATTAAAAGAGCTTAATGTTTGTCCTGAGGTGTCCAAGTATAACTTGGAGCTGACTTACGAGAATTTCAAGTCGGAAGAGATCCTACGAGCAGTCCTTCCTGAAGGTCAAGAAGTCACCTCTGGATTTAGCCGTGTTGGTCACATAGCTCATTTGAATCTTAGAGATCATCAGCTACCGTACAGACATTTGATTG GCCAGGTTATAATTGACAAGAATCCAGGAATCACCTGTGTAGTGAATAAAACCAATATTATTGACAGCACATACAGAAATTTTCAAATGGAAGTGCTCGCTGGAGAGGGCAACCTGATAACCAAG gtcaaagaaaataatattgcaTATGAATTGGACTTTTCTAAAGTCTACTGGAACCCACGTCTTTCCACAGAACACAGCCGCATTGTTGAGCTTTTAAAGCCCAGTGATGTCCTTTTCGATGTCTTTGCTGGGATCGGACCTTTTGCTAttccagcagcaaagaaaaaatgccaCGTATTTGCAAATGATCTCAATCCTGAATCCTACAACTGGCTCCTGCACAACTGCAAACTAAACAAAGTagacaacaaaataaaagcGTTCAATATGGATGGCAGGGACTTCCTCCTGGGGCCAGTAAGAGAAGAACTAAGTAAAGAGCTCCCACTTCTGAAAGAAGAACCGAAAACCTCTTTTCATATAGTCATGAATTTGCCAGCTTTGGCTATTGAATTTCTAGATGTTTTCAGGCATCTCTTAGTTGGAGAGCCgtgcagcactgctggcctTCCCATGGTGCACTGCTACGGTTTCTCCAAACATGGTGACCCAGCCAAAGATATTCAAGAACGAGCTGAAGCTTCGCTGGGAACCTCCCTGGATGGACGCTGTTCTACTCACCTAGTTAGAAATGTTGCACCGAACAAGGAGATGCTGTGCATTAGTTTCCAGATTCCAGCAGATGTGCTGTACAAGAGGCCCTGCCCTGATGAAG GAAGACCAGCCTCTAAACGCCTGCGTGCCAGCAAAgattcttctgaagaaaagttGCTGAGCTGA